TAATTTTTGTGCAGTACATGCTTTTAGAGCAGAGTCAGACACCTAGCTATATGGCATTATGTATAATGAGTTTGTTTACCAATCTTCTAAAAAATCTGTCTGAGATTTTTATGTAGTCTGATATTATATTGATTTGGGAAATAACTCTTTTTCTCTATATGCACAGGCTTATGAATAATGCCTTCGAGGGGCTCATTGCTTTCCAGCGGGCTTTGAAGGAGTTTGTTGCATCTATTGATGGCACGTACGCCAAGCAATACGAAGACTTTTATATTGGTCTAGAGGGCAGCTTTGGCTCCAAACATGTCACCCCTCGCACCCTGACTTCGCGTTTTCTCGGCTCTGTTGTCTGCGTGGAAGGCATTGTCACAAAGTGTGAGTATCATCAGTTGACTCCTGCTTTGAATTCTCATGGCGTGGTGGTAATGTTACTTACCATGCAACTCTCTACACAGGCTCCTTGGTACGACCTAAAGTAGTTCGCAGTGTCCATTATTGTCCAGCTACAAAGAAAACAATAGAACGCAAGTATACAGATATGACCAGTCTAGAAGCATTTCCTTCCAGTGCAATCTATCCTACCAAGGATGAAGAAAACAACCCTCTGGAAACAGAATATGGCCTTTCAGTATACAAAGATCATCAAACCCTTACCATCCAGGAAATGCCTGAGAAGGCACCAGCTGGGCAATTGCCACGTTCTGTGGACATCATATTGGATGATGACCTTGTTGACAAAGTGAAGCCTGGAGACCGTGTGCAGGTCATAGGGACATATCGCTGCCTTCCCTCAAAACAAAATGGCTACACGTCTGCATCATTCAGGTGTGTTTTAAATATTTCACTTGGAGGCTTTCCTCCTCCTATATCCACCCCTTCTCCACCAAAAAAAAATGGTTCCCTGTTCTTCAAATGGATAGTATAAGTAACAACTGGGGTGCCTGTGGTCTCCCCTCTTCAGAAACCCAGTGTTTAAGTGTAATCTTATACCCAAGCGGTGGAGTCCTGGTACTGCTGGCAACAACTACAGTGTGCTATAGTTTTGTTGCTCAGACGGCCTGTCTTAATGTGGAATATCTTCTGTTATATCTTATTTCTCAAATGTATTCTTTTCCTCTTGGTTTTAGGACTATTCTGATAGCCTGTAATGTGATACAAGTGAGCAAGGAAGTATCACCTGTTTTCTCAGCAGACGATTTGGCTAAAATAAAGAAATTCAGCAAAACGCATTCTAAGGTAGAGTACAAATCTAACTTTCCATATTTGGTGATAATGCATCAGAaggttttatttcttattttctcattGTTGGTCTGTAGTCTGCACACTGGGCTTCTTGGCCTCTTTCTCTAAATTCTGGGCTTATTGATCCCATAGCTCTGCAGTGAAATCATGCATAAAAAGCAAATCAAGGTCTTGCCTTAACCATTGCTATATCCAAAAATTGCTGGATGCTTAGAGGTTTCCTTTAAcacaatttcaatgtaaaaataaatcagaaattGGCTAAAATAACGGTTTTGATGGGGACGATTGGTTTCCCCAGTGCTTTGCAACCTTACCTGTTATGTGGTTAATCATCAGAGCTATTGACCACATTTAGCAAACCTCAGACTGTTATTGTATAATATGTCGCATTCTCTCTCCAGGATGTTTTTGAGCAGCTCTCTAGATCGCTTGCTCCAAGTATACATGGACACCACTACATCAAGAAGGCGATCCTCTGCATGCTACTTGGAGGTGTAGAAAAGGTTTTGGAAAATGGGTCCCGCATCAGAGGGGATATTAACGTCTTGCTTATTGGTAGGCTAACAGGGTGACTGCTTTTAACAAATTGATTTGAAAGTTAACATTGATGCTGATGTTAGAGGGCTGGAAAGCCAACTGTAAACGGAAGGAAATGAATCCCTCGCAATACTATAATTGATATCTCCATTGGAAAAATCTTTAAAGTAACCAGTAACACTGACTTCATGTCAATAAACTTCTTTTTTAGTGTGTCTTGTATATTATGTTTATCAGTTATGGTCTGTGATTGGCCATATATCAAGAATTATTACATGGGTATGCACTGTAGTTATTATTGGAATCTTACATAGTGCCAACAAACTCCGCAAAGCATTATTCTAATACTATAAAGTATTAAGTTCAACAACAAATAAGACAAACTTACAGATTTTGACCTGAACAATTGGCTGATGAGGACCCTACTCGAACGAGCTTACACTCTAGAGGATTGTGGAtgtgatattttattttactgtttccAGGGGATCCCTCTGTTGCCAAGTCTCAGCTCCTCCGGTATGTGCTTTTCACTGCTCCCCGCGCCATAACTACAACTGGCAGAGGATCCTCAGGTGTAGGTTTAACTGCAGCAGTTACCACAGACCAAGAGACTGGTAAGTTAATTGGCATTTTGGAAAAGGTCAAACTTTCTTTACACCATGAAAAGATTTAGATTTACCTTGTATAAAGTAAAACTGGAAATATTTAATCTCAATGTCTCTTTGTGTTTATTGCGAAACAATATTCATGGTGAATTCCatagttttttttacaaaattcgaAATAATCTCAAAGTCAGTTATTTCCAATTGCACTGGTTaggccttacatttaaaattcactttgtttatggcAATTCTTACTGACACTCTGTGTTGTCTTGCAATTGAATGCTTTATCTTCTGAGATTCAAGAGGTAACTGGGTGTAGTTTGAAGACAAGACATTACTTTTTCATTGTTCCCTATGGGGATGTTTATACGCATTCCTCAAATATGAGAACTGTTCAAAATAATTTTCTTTGCTTACCATAAATTTATATTTCCCATTTATTTGAGGCAGTGCTGGTTTCCCTCCCAATGGATTTTAAAATTTAAGTATAATTTGGTGTTTTGTGTTTGGGGATCATAGGGCCTTTCCTCATAGGAGAAGAGATACCTGGAGGGTGGGACAATATTTCATATTGCTACAGCGGTCTGTTTCCGTTGGTAAATAATTAGGAGAAAGGAGTttactttacaaaaaaataaaaaataccatgtGTTTTGTGTAGGGGAGAGAAGGCTGGAAGCTGGTGCCATGGTGTTGGCGGACAGAGGTGTCGTCTGTATTGATGAGTTTGACAAAATGTCTGATATGGATCGTACAGCCATCCATGAAGTCATGGAACAAGGGCGAGTAACTATTGCCAAAGCTGGCATTCATGCCCGCCTAAATGCTCGGTGCAGTGTGCTGGCAGCTGCTAACCCAGTCTATGGAAGGGTGAGTAGAATATATTATCCCACGATCAACCTAAAATGCATAATTGTGGCTTATATTGGTGAACAGCAATTCTTTTTGAAGTGTTTTTTAGGACAAAGTGGCTATCGTGTgtgttgtatacatttttttttttatacccaaGGAAAAGTAGTGCCtgctttctttatgtattttatgaagtAAATTACTATGCAGTTCATGTCCTGTGCTACTCATGTACTTGCTGTACATCAGTTTGTATGGCTTGGTTTTATTAAGGCAACAGATGTGCACCGTGCCATTTTAATGTCtccttttttctacatttttagtATGACCAATATAAAAATCCCATGCAGAACATTGGTCTCCAGGACTCCCTGCTGTCACGTTTTGATCTTCTCTTCATTATGCTGGATCAGATGGACCCAGAGCAAGATCGTGAAATCTCAGACCATGTATTGCGCATGCATAGGTATAGAGGAGCTGGAGAACAAGACGGTGATGGTGAGTAAAAATGCACAAATGTTGGATCTCTAAACCCacccaaaaaaaagcaaaactgcaGATTGTTTATGACTAAGGTTACAAGGTTAGTTACAAATATTGTTTAAAACTGACATTAACAAGTTACTTGCTGGCGCAGATCTCCCTCGCAGTCAGCGCACTTGCAAGACGTTGTTTGCTTTACCCTTCATTTATGTGTTGGGGACACTCTCTGATCCAACAAAACTGTCCAATGAATTCTTCTTTAGTATTCTAGCCAGTTGGACTCTATAAAAAGCCATTGTTTTCCCTCCATcttaatttataaatgttttttattctCAGCAATGCCTCTGGGGAGTGCTGTGGATATTCTTGCCACAAATGATCCTAATGTCACTCATGAGGAGCAGCAAGAACTTCACGTCTATGAGAAACATGACAATCTCCTCCATGGTACTAAAAGGAAGCGGTAAGATGGCTTCTCAGTATATAAAATAATGGAGTTACATATTCTGAAATCTGTCTGGTTATTAGTTTAATATAACTCTCTCTCTTAACAGGTGTGGTATTTCTAATATCTGATTTTGTACTACATACATAGAAAAGGATGGAATTATGTTTGGTTAACCCATACAATCCACTATGTTCCTTTCTCTTCTATATTGGCCTGTGCTCCCAAGATAAACCCGCAATTACATCTTTCTTCTGATTCTAAAATACAGCTTTTTTTAAGATCACCTGGTAAATTGCATATTTCCATTGTATGGAAATAATCTTTCTCTTGCCTCTAGGGAGAAGATTGTCAGCATGGACTTTATGAGGAAATATATACATGTTGCTAAAATATTTAAGCCGGCATTGACCTCAGAGGCTGCTGCTTACATTGCAGAGGAATATTCACGATTGAGAAATCAAGACCAGATAAGCAGTGATGTGGCTAGAGTAAGTATAGTGGAATATTTTTGTGCTCCATTTGGAACTGTATGTCTAAGCTTTGTCATATAGCTATTGGATGCATTTAATATTTCTTCTattgacatttttaaaaattaatctGTAGGTATTTGGGTTTTATAAAACTACAACCCATGATGCTTTGGACACAGTATTGCTGGCAATACTACAACTGTGAGCTACTTTGAAgcgcatttattttttttccaatatactAACTTGACGCATTGTTTTCACAGACCTCCCCAGTCACTGCACGTTCTCTGGAGACGTTGATCCGTTTGTCTACAGCCCATGCAAAAGTTAGAATGAGTAAAACTGTTGAGCTAAAAGATGCAGAAGCTGCAGTCGAACTTGTACAATATGCTTACTTCAAGAAGGTGAGGATACATGGACGGGGTAGGTCCGGTTTTGTAAAAAAAACGTCACATTGCACTTTAGgtagagactatatttaaaagaagaaactagcacaacaagaggacatagtctttaaattagaggggcaaaggtttaaaaataatatcaggaagtattactttactgagagggtagtggatgcatggaatagcctttcagctgaagtggtagaggttaacacagtaaaggagtttaagcatgtgtgggataggcataaggctatcctaactataagataaggccagggactaatgaaagtatttagaaaactgggcagactagatggcccgaatggttcttatctgccgtcacattctatgtttctatgtttaaattgAATCTGCAGAGTTAAGCCAATGCAACTCTTTACTTTGGTCTGTGCTTGGATTAATTTAAATAGAAAATTTCCACCATAGTGATGTTCTTGGGCAAGATGTCTGGATATTGTTTTTTACTGTTGGACAAGTGTAGAATTCTGTGTCAAATATAATTTCCTATCTCCCAACTGATCAGCATTTGATTTTCAGGTACTTGAGAAAGAGAAGAAACGGAAAAAGCAGGGTGGTGGctcagacacagaaggagaggaggaggtatCAACACAGACTGATGCTGAAGCGAGGAAAAAACGGTGAGTTCTGTGAACATAGCTTCTTCTTTGAAGTGCCACTTTCACTTATCGTTTTTAGGGCATTACATTGTAGGCAATGGCTTATACTATGTGAGAAGCAAGATGAGGAGAGGTGATCCTATTTTTGGGAAAGTTAAGGGAACACACGTTCACTGCCACTTGAGACTTCTTAAAATGGGTCTTAAGAGACCAGAGAGAGGCCTTTTAAAGCTTGTGCTTTTATAGTCCAATCATATAGTGTTCAGTGAAAGTATGATGACTATGCAATGTATTGTGCAGCTATACCAGTTGTAAGTGGTAACTAATTGTGTAATTCTACACAGAGTACACTATTTCATAGAACACTGACTATGTACTGTGTATTAACTTGGTTCTTAGGACTTTCACAAGGGCACAGCAACCCTGTAATTTTGTACATAGAATACTGTTATTTtgattactgatttttttttttaaaatttattttatttaaccaatcacccAATGCTTATCTAATGCCAAGATGTTCATATGTGCATTTGAACATACATTATCAACAATAGAGATGTATAGAGACATAGATATTCcagtttgaaacttttttttaatttatattttaacagGAAAACTTCCCGTGCCAAGGATGGGGAACAGCCTGACCCGTATGAGTTTAGTGATTCAGAGGACACTACTGGTAGGCATTTATGAACATGTTACTTTCATGTGCTGACTTCATATGTTTACTCTAAAAGCTAGCTAGTTTTCCATAATTCTTGTTCTCAAAATGTGTCCCTTATCATATTTgctacagttttttttaaaggacctgGCAACTGTAGTTGCTTGTGTTATGATTACAGAGACAAAGCTGACATCTCTGCAATAAATGAATGCTTTGGGATAAATATTACTTGAATGTGTCTTGGAACCTGTGGAATGGTACTATTCTCTTCTCACATTTGGAAATCTTACaatgtatttttgtttaatgTGATACAGTTCAGGTCCATACACCGAAGACCCCTGACGCAGGACGTGAGAAAATGGAAACAGATGCAGATTCCTCTAAACCAAGCTTATCTGGAGACAGGCAAGTGCCATTTGGATTTTACCCAATTATGCtacattattttattacattccTTCTTTGTTATGACTGTATGTTTGGAGCCATTGAGACTGCGATTTTTAATGTTGGTGCACAGGTGGAGTTGGCAAGTCTAGAAACTGGTTGATAGGTTCTGAAGCCAGGCATTTTAATTCAGTCAAAAAGGGTTATGTTTTTCTGATCAACTACACAATGATTcgtttttgtctttttatttattcatttccccccctccccccctttttcttatgcAAAATTTCTCCTCTTTCAGACTTAAAGCTTTCAAGACTGCTCTTCTGGATGCCTTTAAGGCTGCACATGCACAATCTATAGCCATGCCAGCACTGATGGATGCCATAAACAAGAACAATGAGTCCCCCTTCTCTCAAGGGGAGGTAAAAGCTGCTCTGGAACTTATGGAAGATGCCAACCATATTATGGTTTCTGAAAACATAGTTTTCTTAATCTGATCTTTTTAATGCACCATGTTTTACACTCTCAAAGCATGGTTTAATGTGTAGAGGTCACAGCCAGAGATTAGCAATCTCTGAAAACATTTTGGCTTATTTTACAAGCTGCCTAGATAGCCTTCGTATTTCACACTTCACTATCTTAATCGATTTCCTAAACCAGGGAAAATGACCATCTCTCAAAAATGATAGTTTGGGTTTCTACATACACTTTTTGTATGTTTCTGCAACTGGTTActcaacttttttctttttttttctccttttaaaaTGGCTCCAATTCTTATTGTAAATAGTTTTACAAagtcttttttttaattgtgccTAAAATGCAAGTCATCAAGTTATAGTTGGTTCAACCTGTTCTAGTCCCTCTAGTGTAGAAAATACCTTTTTCTATTCTCAAATTGAGGTCCATGACTTTAccgaatttaaatttattttatctcAAGATTGGCATGGTTTAAATGTgcaatatttatttctttttaaatattgtaaACCATTTTACATTGTTACTACTGATTTGCCTGCTATATAGTGATGCTTAAATGTACTGGACAGTTCTACTCAACTACAAAGTATACTTCATACtaccagaaaatcacaaacaaatTTGCTTTTGGTCATTTTTATACTTGTGGAAGTGATGcatgttttaaaatatgcaataaatatctttctgtatatgtgtgtttattttattatacaaatatactgCATATTTGTCAAGTAGCAGAAGACAAGATTGCACTTGTCGTAGTGTATTGTCACCTCTGAATGTCAAATATTatcttgcctttttttttttttgtaaagggatagatcttgtaacggagctccgtgtactccgaccgagtaccctccgttgatggacgcttcctagcttgcgccgaggacctctcctccaggagagtttATCCGGaaccagctcttaaaagagctaagtgattaaagctcaggggaatatgcagagcatagcaatccccagtgtgatatagcagttccctccaataacaagacaaggctacgtattgagggtcagaagaggtctgaggtgctggcacacccagcctggtttttattacggttgtgcacatacagaacacacccagggggaggcataaaataaccaatcaaataacagtacaacccacacatcccctcccctcagataagcagttaacataattattagacagtaaaaatacagtttttacacatacactgtaactttaaaaccatacattcaatctccataaaaaatacatatttagactccgcatacatcaaacataaacacttccaaaaatcagccaaatccctccagcggatcaaaagttaagtggaagtcctttatgaccgaccgcaagcacaatttcctgcccaaaacagttccgtagatttgggctgtgcgttcgttcaatttcatgcagaaaaacgactaagtcccatcttcGAACAGGatttagtctctggagctgcaagttcagtatggaagaaggtaagggtcagcagtgttcgtgtagttgcgcatccgattttagttccccagaatctttagcatacatcgctgaccgcgttcgaatgaacaaagatggccgccgccacgtgttcgacggtcgaatggcggccacccagcggtcggcaattatactgcagtaacctcacagcctgggaggtaaattgcctgcacactttaacttctgggtggtccgcctgtgtggtacttggttcagtaagccctatttactgaaccaagagggagaaagccaggaacaagttattttacaggtctgggggcATGGtccaccaaagtcacaatatgtccccagacggttcttaaagggccatacacacccaataaaagttaataagttttcaggggcacaatcttccaggtgccatagtcatgaggaaggaggctggcaaacaggcttctccaatgcctagTGATAAATGGCAGTTTATCATTTatagggccagttacaaatagcaatttgtaacagatCTACAAACAAATTCTCCAGCAATTGCATTTAGAAACCAACAAAGTTTTACCTGGCCACAGACTTAACAGTATTGTGATATTACACCATAGGAACTGTGTATATATAACTTGTAATAAAGTAACACGCTAGGCAACAGAATCACATTACGCTCTGCCCAGAAGTCTTGTCTTTCCGGGGAACAGTGTCTTCAAATCCAAGCAGTGTAACTACGATTTTGCTAAGTGCACACAAGGCATAGCGTGCTGACTCGTCACTCAGTATAAATACCATAGTTACTTTAATAGCACATTAAAAACCTTCGCAATATCTTTTGACATGACTTGTGCTAGTGCAAATCCGGTACAATGCTCCACGAAAAGTCTATTCGTTCAAatgatatttaaagaaaaaaaaaaagcttgttgACCATTCTAAGGTGTTGGAGAAAGGGAACAAATACAAAATCCTGGTGCTATGAGATCTGCTTTAAAGGGTTGCTACATGTGGGTACTATGATGTTTAGAGTATCCTGGTGCTATTGTCTGGTAATGGGGCGAAGTGTGTCATGCCCTGtataaagataataaataaagTTTGAAATTCCCCTTTGGGCAAGTTTACAAACTCCGCCCTGGATAGTGTGCTTTTATATACACTCTCTTGGTTCAGTGGCAAATAAGTCGTGTGGAACTTTAAACTTTAAACCCTGCACtgaaggaacactccacaaaCAGAAAGCAAGTATATTTGCTGAATTGCTTTTTGGCTGGAGACTGCCAAACAGCCAGGAGTGGAGTTCTTCACCTTCCATTAGCTAAACAGTGCTAACAGAAGTGGTGGACCTGCTGTACTAGCACACCTgtgtttcccctcccccccccctcctctcaatGAGCTGTATTATCTCAGAAGCCTTTGGTTTATTCtcctttgcattttatatatatatatatatatatatatatatatatatatatatatataatccctcccacccccacaaaaTGATAATGATAAAATGCATGTTTGTTTTTACTGGGGAGTAAATCTGTTACTttgcaatttaaataaaataaaattggggcaataaatgttcctttaaagatcaAGTCGTAGGCTAGTTTAAGTGCCCCCTAGGTGCACCTTCCAGTGGAGAGATCTAGGACAGATTCCCTCCACTTGCTATGTTCAGTGATGTTATAGGGGCAGAGCTCATAACAAGGACTGAAGAAGCCAAGAGAAAACCACTCCAAACCAGGAAAGAGACGTCTGCTTTCCTACATTTTAACATTAATTTTTcagacatatttgttaaatataatgtgtacatataaaattatattaaaccgAATATTAAAAATCCAACTTGTTGGCTTCATTGCAAGCACTTTATCATGCTCAGTCCCAATCACATTTGGTATCACTCCATTGCTTGCATTGAGAAATGAAAACCATAAATCGATTAAGCAAACTGGTAAGGGAACAGCACATTAGGCCATAATAATCAAGCTAGGAAAATTGCTGAGTTGATTTCCCCCACCATTCCTTAAAATTGTCTACTCTGTCAATTCTCACAATCTAAAGTATACATCATAATCTAACTCAGAATATAGAATATCATGTTTTAATTATCCCAACTTCAGTTAACTGCATGGACAAGTAAAGTAGTTTTGTACTATAAGAATATTCATCACAAGTCTGTAAAGATACATTTATTCATTccataaatatatttacattcaTCACTGTTAACACTTTCTATAGCAtggcaaataatacaaataaatggtTGCATGGATTGCACAATTTTGTGTTACTTTGCATTGTAGTAATGTGTCATAAAGTAAACTGACAGTATCAGCACAACCTCGCCTACTTAATCTACTCTTGATACGTTTTTATAATTAGATTGAATTCTAAGAAATATACAGCATTTTGCTTGTGTAAACAGAAAACAATGCAATGTGTAGTCACGAAACCCACGTAAACCAATTTAGGCTGTAAGCCAACTGGCAGGGCTGTCAAAACATTTAGCGAAGGCTCACTCTAACGTAACAGCTGCAGTTTGTAAATTTACTCTGGCAAGCTATCTTGGAGATGAAATTTCCTATACATACATGTCCTAACTAATGTGTCTACAATATAAACAGTGGGTAtcctttaaaaatacattacTACCTTCAAATTACTGAGCTGCTTATGTGTTACCTTGCCAATCTTGGCTAGTCACTGAATTGTGATTTGTTgcaaattaaaatccaaaattGAAAAATTGTGTGGCCACAATGGCCAAGCAGTGACTATAGGGAAGTTGGATAATTTTCCCTGATCAGCAATTTTAGTCTTAATTCCATCCCTATTTCATGACTCCAGAAGTGGCATATGGGAATCAATTTTGGGCAGCTATTTTAAATCCATAGAGTGTGTAATTGGGCATTTCATTAACAGACTGTGGCACATAAATATTTTCTTACCTAAAATCTGAAAATTGTTGACATAACACCTTTTAGCCCAACATTGCATTATCAGTTCTGCAAAATTAAGTTCAGTGAATAGACATGTTCATTTATCGATTGTTCCTCTGAAAGTGACCATCAAATTAAGTTTGTTCTAGAAAATTGTTAGGGTTAAGTGGAGTCAAGTGTCAGCTCATTAACTGTTCATGCCTGGAGATGTATGTTTAATACCTGGCAGGGTCAAATCAGCCTTTATTATCAGCATAATATCATGAAAACTATTCAATTGTATATCTAAACGTGACAGACCTTTGAGTGCTAATGGAATGAAAAATACTAAATATGTTATTTTATCAGAAGAAACATAAAATAGATTTTATCATAGTGATGGGTTTGGAAAATCCATTATGTCCATGTTAAAATTATTGTGTTTATTCggctagtttttttgtttttttttttactccagaaCTTTGGAAAGTCGATCAGTTAATTTTCTCACTAATGCGTGGATGGACACACGTGCATCCAACGGTCATCATTGCAGAATGCAGAGTAAAGAAACCCTTTTCTTTCTTGAGATATATGATTTCTCTATCTATTGCCACTGCATTCAATAAATTCTCGAAGCCAACGCACTGTTTAGAGCAAGTGATCTTGGGAATTGTTGTTGGGATTGTTTGCCCTTTAGAATATGACCTGCAGAGATATAATGCTGATTAGTCATGTTTCATAGCAATATTTGTCCACAAGTGTGGTATCGTAGGTATAAGCAGTTACATAGATCACATTTCTGCGACCCATAGTAAGTAGGAAGCAGGGAGGTTGAAAAAACA
This region of Pelobates fuscus isolate aPelFus1 chromosome 2, aPelFus1.pri, whole genome shotgun sequence genomic DNA includes:
- the MCM3 gene encoding DNA replication licensing factor MCM3 isoform X2; protein product: MAMDAPGAGMELDDQEMREAQREYLDFLDDEEDQGIYQSKVRDMINENQNRLIVNINDLRRKNEKRSTQLMNNAFEGLIAFQRALKEFVASIDGTYAKQYEDFYIGLEGSFGSKHVTPRTLTSRFLGSVVCVEGIVTKCSLVRPKVVRSVHYCPATKKTIERKYTDMTSLEAFPSSAIYPTKDEENNPLETEYGLSVYKDHQTLTIQEMPEKAPAGQLPRSVDIILDDDLVDKVKPGDRVQVIGTYRCLPSKQNGYTSASFRTILIACNVIQVSKEVSPVFSADDLAKIKKFSKTHSKDVFEQLSRSLAPSIHGHHYIKKAILCMLLGGVEKVLENGSRIRGDINVLLIGDPSVAKSQLLRYVLFTAPRAITTTGRGSSGVGLTAAVTTDQETGERRLEAGAMVLADRGVVCIDEFDKMSDMDRTAIHEVMEQGRVTIAKAGIHARLNARCSVLAAANPVYGRYDQYKNPMQNIGLQDSLLSRFDLLFIMLDQMDPEQDREISDHVLRMHRYRGAGEQDGDAMPLGSAVDILATNDPNVTHEEQQELHVYEKHDNLLHGTKRKREKIVSMDFMRKYIHVAKIFKPALTSEAAAYIAEEYSRLRNQDQISSDVARTSPVTARSLETLIRLSTAHAKVRMSKTVELKDAEAAVELVQYAYFKKVLEKEKKRKKQGGGSDTEGEEEVSTQTDAEARKKR
- the MCM3 gene encoding DNA replication licensing factor MCM3 isoform X1; the protein is MAMDAPGAGMELDDQEMREAQREYLDFLDDEEDQGIYQSKVRDMINENQNRLIVNINDLRRKNEKRSTQLMNNAFEGLIAFQRALKEFVASIDGTYAKQYEDFYIGLEGSFGSKHVTPRTLTSRFLGSVVCVEGIVTKCSLVRPKVVRSVHYCPATKKTIERKYTDMTSLEAFPSSAIYPTKDEENNPLETEYGLSVYKDHQTLTIQEMPEKAPAGQLPRSVDIILDDDLVDKVKPGDRVQVIGTYRCLPSKQNGYTSASFRTILIACNVIQVSKEVSPVFSADDLAKIKKFSKTHSKDVFEQLSRSLAPSIHGHHYIKKAILCMLLGGVEKVLENGSRIRGDINVLLIGDPSVAKSQLLRYVLFTAPRAITTTGRGSSGVGLTAAVTTDQETGERRLEAGAMVLADRGVVCIDEFDKMSDMDRTAIHEVMEQGRVTIAKAGIHARLNARCSVLAAANPVYGRYDQYKNPMQNIGLQDSLLSRFDLLFIMLDQMDPEQDREISDHVLRMHRYRGAGEQDGDAMPLGSAVDILATNDPNVTHEEQQELHVYEKHDNLLHGTKRKREKIVSMDFMRKYIHVAKIFKPALTSEAAAYIAEEYSRLRNQDQISSDVARTSPVTARSLETLIRLSTAHAKVRMSKTVELKDAEAAVELVQYAYFKKVLEKEKKRKKQGGGSDTEGEEEVSTQTDAEARKKRKTSRAKDGEQPDPYEFSDSEDTTVQVHTPKTPDAGREKMETDADSSKPSLSGDRLKAFKTALLDAFKAAHAQSIAMPALMDAINKNNESPFSQGEVKAALELMEDANHIMVSENIVFLI